The Methanobrevibacter sp. TLL-48-HuF1 genomic sequence ATTATCAAATGAAATATCATTAAGCTGACCTACATGATGTATTGCATTTGCAATATTGTTTCCACCAATAATCACTACAGTAACATTAACAGTTACTCCATAAGGATTTTTCGGATTTTGAACAATAATAGGCAATGCATAAGTATAAGCCTGGTTTCTGTAAAATACAATATTTTTAAGAGAAGCTACACCGTCTACAAATAAAGCAGAACCGTTAACAGCTGTATTATATCTGAATATTGCATTATCATAAGTTACATTATTACCCATAGTATATATAGCTCCACCTAAACCAGTATTTAAATCATTGTTAAATGGATTAGCATGGTTGGAGTAGAACTGTGAATTGGTTACTTTTATATGACTTCCTTTTACACCTATAGCTCCTGCATCACCTTCTACAGTGTTATTTGCAAAGTAAGAACTGTCTATATTAACATTATTTCCACTGATTCCTAAAGCTCCTGCTTGAGATTTTGAAACACCATCAGAAATAGCTTTATTTCCTATAAAAGTAGCGTTCAAAACATTAACATAACTTCCTTCCACCCTCACAGCACCTGCGAAGTGTGCAGAATTATTTACAAATGTTGCATTTTGAATTTTAACATTATTTCCTTTTACATAAATAGCTCCAGCATAATTTTTAGCAGAGTTATTTCCAAAATTAGAATTTAAAACAGTTATTCCATCATCAACAACATAAACAGCTCCACCATTATCAGCAGCTTTATTTGATAGGAATGTGGAGTTATCTACAGTTATATCATTACCATGAGTAGTAATAGCACCACCGATAGGTGCAGCGTTTCCTTCAAAATAAGAATTTGAAATTTTTACATTTTGACCTGTAGTACCGTCATATCCGGTAGAGATTGCACCACCAAAACCGGTTGCAGTGTTGTTAATAAAGATACAATCTTTCAATTCACCGTTTGCATGGAAAGTGGTAGCCGCTCCCCTATATGCAATATTGCCTATAAAAGTACAGTTATAAACAGTACTTCCCGGTCTGAAACAAAGTGCACCTGCATGAGAGTTATTAACATCCGAATTTGCATGATTATATTCGAATGTACAATTAGAAACTGTACCCAATACCTGTAATGCAGCACCAAAGGCATTTCCCTTTGTTGATGTGGCATAATTGTTCATAAATTTAGTGTTACTTACTTTATTGCTGCTGGAACCAACAATTGTAATTCCAATAGCCATTGCCCCTATAGAAGAAACATAATTATCACGAACAATACAGTCAGTCATTGACCCGTCAAAACTTGCAGTTCTGACAACATAACTATTTGTTACAGTATTGTAAGTACTGGTAGCTTTATTGTTAACCAAAGTACAACGAGATAATGTTACTGTATTTTCTGAATATAATGCAGAATGAACATCTCCTCTTGAGCTAGATGATGCTTCACAGTTACTGATAACACAGTTTTCCAAAACAAGATTAGAACCTGAACTGTAAACACCAGCACCATTTGCATCACGTCCTGAATATTTACCATTAGTTATTATAATGTTCTTCAGAGTTATGCTGCTGGCTCCAATGTTAAACACACGGGAACTTGATTTTGCATCTAATGTAGACATTTCATTACCAGTTCCACCTTTGTTTGGATTAATAGAACCGTCAATAGTAATCTTATCTTTATTAGAAAACCATCCGCCAGCTACAGAAATCTCACTGCCGGATCCTGTGAACGTGTGATTGTTTAAATAAATTGTATCACCAGACTGAGCCTGATTTATTCCATTCTGAACATCGCTAAATGTTCCATCATTATTTATATCAATGTCTGCTGCAGAACTAGCTCCAATTATTAATAAGAATAATAAAGCCGATCCAACAACAGCAAATATCTTTTTAACCATTTTATCAACTCACCAATTATAGAATTCAAAAAATTTTCTCATGTAAATTATTATGTGAACATGAAAATTCTACAGGATTATATTTGGAACATATGATGTATATATGTTTCTATTCAGCTATACAAAATATTATAATTAAAAAAGTTAATTATATGAAGCATTATAAATAACCTCAATCAATTAAACAATATATAATTTCCCCCCCCAATATGACAAAAATACCATACATAATCAGTTTTAACTGCATATTATTCAAAATAACAATAATATTCAATTATGTTATAGCTAAAAAATATGAAAAATAATTATGAAATGTTTAACAAAAAAGATAATGCATATAAAATTCGTTCAGAATATTAAGTTCACCTAATAATCCATAAATTATACCCTAATTAATTAAATAATTGATTAACAAAAATAAAAGTTGAGGAATAATATGAATAAACAAAGAAAATACAAACAACGAACTCTGGAAGTTCATGCAGGTGAAAAAGTGGATCCTGTTACCGGCGCCAGAGCTACACCTATATACCATACCAGCTCATATGCTTTTGAAAGTGCTGAAAAAGCTAAAAAATTATATGCTCTTGAAGAAGAAGGTTATCTATACACCAGAATATCAAATCCTACATTAGATGTTTTGGAAAAAAGAGTGGCTGCAATTGAAGGAGGTGTTGGAGCTCTTTCACAGTCAACAGGTATGAGTGCAATTTTACTGGCTATTTTAAATATAGCTAACTCAGGAGATGAAATTGTAGCATCAAATAATCTTTACGGAGGTACATTTACATTATTTAAAAATACCATGCCTAACTGGGGAATCAAAGTAAATTTCGTACCTACACATGATCTGGAAGCTTATGAAAATGCAATAAATGAAAATACCAAAGCAATTTACTGCGAATCTATAGGCAATCCGAAATTAGACATTCCTGATTTTGAAGAAATAGCTAAAATAGCTCATAAGCATGATTTGCCTTTGATTGTTGATAATACTTCAGCTATTACAATGATCAGGCCTTTGGAACATGGTGCAGATATTGTTGTTCATTCTGCCACTAAATTCTTATCAGGAACCGGAACCAGCATGGGTGGAGTTATTGTTGATGGAGGTACTTTTAACTGGGCAAATGGTAAATTTCCACAGTTCACTACACCAGATCCAGCATATCATGGTTTAATTTATAGTGAAGCTTTTGGAAATAAAGCCTACATCACCAAAGCCCGTGTGCATTTAATGAAAGATTTAGGTACTGTTTTAAGTCCGATTAATGCATTTTTAATCCTGCAAAGTATTGAATCTCTCTCCTTAAGAGTTAATCAGCACTGTAAAAATGCTTTGGAAATAGCTAAATTTCTGCAAAATCATGAAGCTGTTTCCTGGGTTAATTATCCTGGTCTTGAAGATAATGAAAACCATGAAATGGCTGAAAAATACTTAAACGGCAATTATGGTGGAATTGTTGGTTTTGGAATTAAAGGTGGCTTGGAAGAAGGTAAGAAGTTTATTGAAAGTGTTGAGCTTTTAAGTCATGTAGCTAATATCGGTGATGCAAAATCTTTAGTTATTCATCCGGCCAGTACCACTCATTCCAATATGAGTGAAAAAGAACAGCTTGAAGGGGGAATTACACCCGACTTTATCAGAATGTCTGTAGGTATTGAAGATGCTGAAGATTTGATAGCTGATATTGACCAGGCATTAAAAAAAGCAGTTAGCTAGAAAGGATTTTTACCTTTCTACCTATATTCTGATACTAAATGACTTATTTGATCAGTAGAAATAATTCCTTTTAGTTTGAAATCATCATCTACAACTGGAAGACATGAAATATCCAATTTTCTCATTCTACGTGCTGTTGATTCAATAGAGTCATCTGCATGACAGAATTTAACTGTTTTTGTCATTATTTCCTTTAAATCATTTGAATTTGTAGCTATTGCTTTAGACAAATCCCAGCTGGTTACTATTCCAATCAGTTTTTTATCATTTGTAACTACTGGAATATGAGTAACATTACGGTTAAACATTAATTTTGCAGCTTCTTCTATTTGTGCCTGTTCTGTGATTGTAGCTACATCTGTAAGCATTAAATCTTCAACTATATTATCTGACAGGAATTTGGATAAAATATAGTTAAGCTGACCTTTTTCAAGTAAAAATGCATCATGACCGTAATTAGATTTAAGTTCTGAAAAGCTTACTTCAACATCATTTGCATTAAGAGCAGTCAGAATTTCTGTTCCCTGTTCAACAGGATATAACCAGTCTGAATCTACTGAAATAATTTCAACTTTTGCTTTAACATCTTTAAAACCATCAATTAATGAGTTGTTTTGGGCAAGATCAAATAAATCTACTGCTTTTGTAATATATAAATAGCTATTTGCATCAAAACGTTTTACAAAGCTTGCTCCCTGATGATGAAGATAACTTTCAACCTGAAAATCCATTGATAAATCATATGTAATTTCATCCTTATCCTGCAAATCCCTACCAAATTTAAGATACATTGATTCATCACTTAAATAAGTAATATGGGCTATCATACGAGCTACTGACAGTCCCTCTTTTGGAATTTTACCTGTTCCGTAATAATTTCCACCATTCCAGTTTGGATCACCTACTATTGACTGGCGACCTACTTCATTAAATGCTATTTGCTGTGGTGAAGATCGTGCTGTTGTAGCTATTGCAACTGCTTTTTTCATCATTTCAGGATATGAAACAAGCCATTGCAAGGTTTGCATTCCTCCCATTGAACCTCCAACAACTGCAGATAACTTGTCAATTCCAAATGCATCAATCAATCTTTTTTGAACCTTAACCATGTCTTTTATTGTAATAACCGGAAAATCCAGACCGTATTCTTTACCCGTTTTTGGATTAATTGATAATGGACCTGTTGTTCCTTTACATCCACCTAATACATTAGAACAAATTATAAAGTACTTTTCACTGTCCAAAGCTTTTCCAGGACCTATTACTATTTCCCACCATCCAGGTTTTTTATCTCCTTCATGCCATCCTGCTGCATGTGCATCTCCAGATAATGCATGACATATTAAAATTGCATTATCCTTTTCTTTGTTAAGTTCACCATAAGTTTCATAAGCTACTGTGATGTTATCAAGAGTCTTTCCACTTTCTAGTTCAATTGGCTCTTCAATATTATAATACTTTGTTTGAACAACTCCAACTGATTCTTTTTTCATTTAAAACACCTAATATTTCTGTATTTTCAGTTTTTTCATAGCCTGTTTTGAAGCGGCCTGTTCAGCTTCTTTTTTATTTTTACCTTTACCAACACCCATTTCCTTTCCATCAATCAATATAGATATTATAAATGTTTTATTATGAGGCACACCACACTCATCAAGTATTTTATATTCAATATCCACTTCCTGAGCGTCACCGTATTCTTTTATTACTGATTTATAATCAAAGAAAAATACTTTTTTTGCATCAATATATGGAAATATTATTTTTGAAATATAATTTTTTGCAAATTCTATACCCTGATCCAAAAATATTGCTCCTAAAAATGATTCAAAAACATCTGCAGTAATTGACAAAACCTCATTTTCAGTTATTTTGCTGTCATCACCATATATTTTGATATGCTTATCCAAACCTAATTCATGGGAATAATAAATTAATGCTGCCTGACAAACATAATTTGCTCGCAGTTTAGTTAATTTACCTTCTTCATAATCAGGATATTGTTTATATAAATATTCTGAAACAATCATATTCAAAACAGAATCTCCTAAAAACTCTAATCTTTCATATGTATAATCCAAACCGTGTTTTGTTCCGTAAGACCCATGAGTAAATGCAACATCATAGAGATGTTTATCCTTTGGGACTATGTTAAATTTTTCTAATAAATTCATAATAAGACCAGATTTCTTTAAATATGTTAATAAATTTTGTTTTTAGGTTTATATAAATATATAGTTGTAAAAAGAAGTATATATAACTATTGTTATAAAAAAATATTATTTTTCAAATGCTCTTGCTTTCTTTTTATAATGCAAAAATAACCAATATTAGAAATAACAGGATTTGGTAATTATGAAATTAAATTGGTTCGAAGAAATAAAAAGAATTGACCCTGATATAAAATTTAGAGCACAGGGCGGATGGTTAAAAACTGTTGAAAAACTAGATAAAACAGTAAAAAACGGATATTCACTTGTTGGAGACTTTGTAAAAGCAGGGGACTTTGAAGAAGAATATGATGAAGGATTATACCTTGATTGCAATAAAGAAGGAACTACTAAAAAATCTCAGCAGGACTACAGACTATTCCGTTTCAAAGATGGGAAAGTAAGACTCCTGGATATGGTAATTGACGGTTCACAGGGATGGGCTACAGAGTTATGGGATGCTGTAGAAGATGAAGTTCCAAGTGTAATCGATTAATCCAGAGAATCTATATGTGGATTTAAGTACTGTCCATGATTTTTGGTTCTATTATCATATTGAATTGCAAAGTTGGGACACAGATGAAGGCACCTCAAACACATAACACACTCATTTTTAATCCATACTGGTTTTTTCATCTGTAATTCAATAGCATCAGCTGGACAGTTGTTTTTACATAATCCCCATCCAATACATTTTTCATCAATATGCAAATAACCGGTTTTCTGCCGGATTTGCTGATTTTTCTAAAAATATCACAGACAAATTTAGGTAACTTTCTTTTAACAAAATCCCCCTGATTTTTACTTGCAATTTTAGAAATTACATCTTCAATCAGCCTATCAGAATTTAAAGTCTGTTTATTAATTTTATCTTTATCTGATAAATTAAAAACCGGCGTCCATGTATCAACCACTAGAATACTGAATTTAGCAGATACATTAAACCCTTTAGATTCAATTAACTCAGCAAGATATCAGCAGCAGTACCCTGGACTTGTTCCAAAAGTAGCAATTAAAAAAAATGTAAGGATTTTTATCTTCAGATATTATATTAATCTTTGATAAAAACCCTTCAACAAATGTGGGAAGGCCCCAAAAGTGAGTAGGAACTACAATACCTAAAGACTCGTCTTTTTCCAAATAAACAGAATCATTATATCCAATCATAGATTTTGCAATATCTCGTGTTTTTTACTAGCTATTCTATTTGCAACATATTTACAGTTTCCAGTTGCAGAATAATAAATTATCATATTATTTGGATTTCTGAGCTACTTTAGGTACAAACTTGGAAGACCTTTTAGGAATAGCATATTCATCTTTTTTAGGACATTTATACTCTTCCAAAAGTATTATTTTATGGTCAATATTTTTGCTGAAATTCTTTTGACCTCCTTCAATAATGCCTCTGAAATTTACGCCAATGCTTCCAGTTCCACCAATATTAAATTTTATTTTTTCAGAAGGGGCAAAATCTTCAAAAAACCTTTCAAGTTCAACCATTTCATAAATTGGAGCTTGATAACTAACGGCCATTAATTTGTTTTGTCCCTCTCTGATTTTAACATATTTCTGTTCAATCTGCAGTTTTTCACCAGAACGAACTTTAGTCATTGTTATATAAGGGCTTATCTCGTTATCATCCATCTTTTACACCTATTATTTTATATGATGAAACACACAATTATCGCAGGTAGGCTCTTCATAAGTATCTTTAGGGATATTAATAGCTGGGTCTACCATGACAGTTATTGAAAATGTTTCCTCAGGATTATGTGTTACATTTTTAGAAATCGGCAACATTCCCCTGTAATTTACAGGAATATAGCCAGTTTGACTAATATTGTAATAAATTCTTTCACCGGAAGTTAATGAATCAAAAAATTCATTAACATCTTTCAGTTGTTTAGGGTTTATGGTAAATGTTATACCCATTAAATGATCTTGCCTTTGTTTAATCTTTACATATTTAACATTAGCTGCCAATACTTCCTGATTATCTGTTACAAAGGTTACATATTCATCTAAGTTTATGTTTTCTTTTTTAACAATCTCTTTTAATTGAGTCATAATTAAAAACCCCCTATGAAATTTAATGAAATAACTTATTCCATTGCATGATGTTATTACATAACTTATTTATAAATGTAACTATTTTTTAGGTACACAAAAATTATGGCCAGATTCCTGAAAAATTGCAGATTAAATTAAAAATTTCTTCAATTGTTTCTACAGGCAATAAATCAAAGATATTTTTAGGTAAGTGTTTTTTATCAAAGTTCAATAAACATTTTTCACAGACATATCGCTCAATTGCAATTCCGTCATCTAACCTTCTGTTTTTACATTGATACCATTCATCTTTAGTTAATCCCCTGATTAGAAATTTAAAAGACTTGCTGTCAATCAGCTCCAAAGTTAAATTATGATATACTTCATCACCAGTAAAATTATCATCAACTTCACTGGCTTTTAATTTAAAATCAGAAACCAGATTTAATTCCTGAATCTTTAAATCAAGATATTTTTTAGATAATGCAATGTTAAATACTCTATGTAATCCATTTATATAATCAAAAGATTTTTCCAATCTTTTTATAGAATTTAATCTATTTAAATAATTCACATTGCTAATAATCATTTCTGATTCAATATTGAAATTTCTAATCATTAGCTTTACAATAGAAGAATAAAATATATTGCCAGTTAATGAATGTCCTCTGATTTCCTTATTTTTATTAATTACAGTAGCTTGATTATCAAAAACTAATTCCTTCTGTTTTTTACGAATTAAATTTAATTTATCTTTAAAATCCCCATAGTTTTTCGAAACATATTCCGGATCATAAAACCCTAACTTTTGAGCATCAAGTGCATAATTAACCTGAACCAGTTCTTCCTGTTTTGCCCTTAATTCCTGAGAAATCTTATTTACCTCTCTTCGCTTTCCTTCTGCAGTAAAATCAGAAAATTTATATTTCATATCCGGCCAGTTTTCAATTTCACTTAATTCCTGTTTAACAGCAACAGTATTCAGATTATGAAATGGTATAACAATGTCAAATATTCCCTGAATATTTTCAGGAACATTAATCTCAACAATTTCAAATTCAGCAGCCACTCTCTGAAGTACATATTCATAAGCTGGAGATAAACTTATAACATTAACATCTTCAAAATTCATTATAACTCTGTCAAATTTATTTAAATTTTTAAAAAGATTTCTAATTAAATGGTCACTTTATTTCACTGCCTAATTCTTTTGCTATGAAAACTTCCCTTTCAGACATGCGTTAAATCCTAAAAATTATTTTGAAAATAAAAATTTTAATTAATAAAAAATAATCCAATAAATCGCTAAATAAGTTTTTATAAAAATAGAAAAATAGAATTGATGAAGATTAAATAAATAATCTTCAGATTTTACCAACTTAAACTAATCTTTTTCTAGTAGTTGGTTTTTTGTTTTGCCAGCTGTATCTTCTAATCCTTTTAGATTTACCGAATCCACAAGAAGCACAAACTTTTTTATGTATGTGGTAAGTGTTTCTTCCACATCTTCTGCATCTTATATGGGTTTTTTTATTCTTTTTACCCATTGATGGAGTACCTTTTGACACTGATACACCTCCTAATTAATCAGTTCGTTTATTACAAATATTAGAATTAAAATAGTACTTATGGTGAGATATAGACAATATTGTCTCCTCTAATGAGCACAACACCAAGTCTTCTAGTAACTTCTCCGTCTTGGAGTTCTTCTGCATCATTAAGAACTAAGTTCATATGTAAATCAAAACTTTTAAGTATTCCTCTAAATTCACGATCTCCTTTAAGTTTTATTAAAACAGGAGAGTTTACAGATTTGCCTAAAGCATCAAGTGGTCTTTGAACATTTTGTCCGCTCATTTTATCACCTTATATTACTATAATTTTTTATTGTATTTTATAATTTAAAAGCAATTGGAAATAATCACTTTCTTAAATATTAGACATAATATAATCAAGTTTAGATAAGACAAAACCTAATTAAAACTAATATTAAATTATATGCTTTTACTACTATATAAATGTTTAGTTTGATTTAAGGGTGTCCGCCAAAATTGAATTTTGGCTGACTTGTTGATTTTTTTTAAAATATTGTTACATCAAGTTTTAATTGGTTTTTAATGGATGTGCTTTCGCAGAAATCTTCTAAATCTTCTGTTGTGTTTTTTATTTCTTGTTTTATGTTGTGTAGTCGTATTAAATTATATGCTAATGCATCTAAGTTTATTCTTTCTTCTGTTTTTACCATTCCGATGACTACTTCTTTTTCTATTTGGAATTGTTCTTTGAATATTCCAAATGGTCCTTCAACGCTTGATCTTTTGCTATATTCGTCTTTATATTCCTGTTTTTCCATTTTTTCGTTCATTGCTTTTTGCATTTCTGATCCGTATTCTGTGATGGTTTTGTGTGTTTGTTTGCCTGTTAAGCATTTGTTTCGTGCTTTGCAGTTTTTACAGGCTTCATAATTGTTGTAGAGTCTTTTTATTTTGTCTGGTTTTTCTGGATCTTTGTGTGGTTCGATGTATTTTGCGAAAAAGTGCATATATTGATTTTTTGGGCATTTGAATGCATCTAATTCATAATCATATTCAAAATGGTCTTTATGGTATGGATTTGGATTTAATTTTCCTATTTTTTCTTTACTTTGCTTTCTATTTGGTATTAAACCATCTATTTTTTTATCTGCTAAGTATGATAGTGATATTTGGTTTAAGTATATTGTATCGGCACTTATATACTTTGGTGTGGTGTTAATGTTTCTTATTGCTCTTTCTGCGATTATTGGTAGTTCGTAGTGGTCTGTCGGGTTTTGTGTGACGTTTATTGCACAGATTAATTTGGTATCATAATCGACTGCAGATTGGATATTATAAGCAACCATGAAGTTTCCTTTCTTTCCTTTCATAAATCTTGCTTCTATATCATTTACTGGAATTTTATCCTGTCCTGTGAATGTAAATTGTGTTTTTATTCCATATAATAGTTCTAATTTATCTTCATCATCTATGTCTTTCTTTTCCAATAATCTTTGAGCAGGTTTGTGAAGTTTTTCAAGACATTCAGGGTCAATAGGTCGTCCTTCGTAGTAATCGATCAATATTTGAGTTTCTTTTTTTGTAATGGTGTTGTTGTTGGAATTGTATGCTTTTTTGATGGTTCCATCAATGGCAACGTGATTAAATTCAGTGAATCCTTCATCAAAGGCCTTTTTTAATGTCATTTGCAGCAATACTTCAAAATAATGGCCATATTCTCTTCGATATCTTTGGATTGATCTTTCAGAAGGTCTAATATCATCGCACACGTATTTAAATATATCATGGTATCGCGCCATATCTGCAATTATTGATGTTCTATCAATATGTTGGATTTTGGCATAAATAAGCAATTTTAACATGGAATCCACTGGAAGGGAGTCTCTTCCTTTCTTTTTCTTGGGTTCTTTGATATTTAAAAGTGGAAAAACTTCTTCAACAAATTCAACAACAAAACGAGAAATATGATTCTCCGGAACATTCCAATCAAGAGTATTAATGCCCAATTTTGCCTGATTCCTATCAAACTTTCTTTTAACCATAAATAACAACACCAAAACAACTTATATCTAATATAAAATATGTACAACAAAGTATATAAACTTAACTGTCTTAAAACCATTAAAAATCAAAAATAAGAATAAAATAAAACTAAACAATAATTTAAAAAATAATTAAACCAAATAAAATAAAATAAACAAAAATTAATTGAAATATATTAAAAATAATAAAAATTAAGCCCAAAAATTTTTTTGACGAAAAATCAAAAATCAATTTTGGCGGACACCCTTAAGCCCAAAAAATAATATAAATCACTAATTTAACCGTAATTTACACTATATAAGACATCTAAATTTATTTTAAACAAAGTCATTAAAAAATTTAACTGAATTCATAACCAAAGAATATAATAAATAAAAATCAGATAATACATCATATCAAAATTTAAGGTATGGAAAAAATATGACTATAAAAGTTAAAAAAAGAAACTTCCTGAAAAAAAAGAAAATTAAAGAAATTAAAAAAGAATTAGAAGAATATGGTGAACTGCTGCAAAATAAGAAAAATGTAGAAATACTTGAAGCCGAACCTGATTCATTTATTTTAGTTGATGGTGAACCTTACATCATATTAATTGATGAAAAGCCATTTCCAACCTTAAAAGCTGCACTGGCTAATGAAATCCATGGAAAAAAAGTAACAGTAGATATGGGTGCTATCCGTTTTGTAAGTAATGGTGCCGATATTATGAGTCCGGGAATTGTAGCTGCTGATGAAAACATCAATCCTGGAGACATTGTTTTAATTATTGATGAAACACATGGAAAACCATTAGCTATTGGAATAAGCTTAATTACTGGTGAAGAAATGGTTGAAAATGATTCTGGTAAAGCTATTGAAACAAAACATTATGTTGGAGACGACATTTGGAACTTTGAATTATAATTTGGTGATTTAAATGGCAGAATTAAGATACAGAGCAGGAAAAATTAAAAATCCCGGAGTTCATAAAATTGGAATAATAGCTCTTGGATCACACTTGGAAAATCATGGTCCTGCATTACCTATAGATACTGATGCTAAAATCGGTGCTCACATTGCATTTCAGGCATCACTTGAAAGCGGAGCTAAATTTTTGGGAATAATATTTCCTGCTTATGAATTAGATGAAATAGATCATGGAGTGCATGTTTCTTTAGATGAATTAAAGGGAAATGTAATTAAAACTCTCAATTCTGCTAAAAAATATTTGGATATTGAAAAAATCGTTATTGTAAATTCACATGGAGGAAATATTCCTTTAATGACTGAACTGTATGATATTGAAGATGAAACAGGTTTGACTATTATTTTTAATAATAAAATTATTTCAACAGAAGGTCCCCATGGAGGCAGCGGCGAACTTTCAATGGCAAAGGTTTTAGGAATAGTCAATGAAGCTGAAATTAAAAACCAGACAGATTTAAGTAAATATGAAGAAGTTGGTCTATATGGTTTCAAGCAAGCCCGTGAAAATGACCCTAACATTGAAGAAGGTGCAAGAGATGTTGAAGAAAATGGAGTTTATGTTGAT encodes the following:
- the arfB gene encoding 2-amino-5-formylamino-6-ribosylaminopyrimidin-4(3H)-one 5'-monophosphate deformylase, producing MAELRYRAGKIKNPGVHKIGIIALGSHLENHGPALPIDTDAKIGAHIAFQASLESGAKFLGIIFPAYELDEIDHGVHVSLDELKGNVIKTLNSAKKYLDIEKIVIVNSHGGNIPLMTELYDIEDETGLTIIFNNKIISTEGPHGGSGELSMAKVLGIVNEAEIKNQTDLSKYEEVGLYGFKQARENDPNIEEGARDVEENGVYVDEVYGKQLFDLAINSVVFDVEKLLDF